One part of the Gossypium raimondii isolate GPD5lz chromosome 1, ASM2569854v1, whole genome shotgun sequence genome encodes these proteins:
- the LOC105785477 gene encoding uncharacterized protein LOC105785477 isoform X2, translating to MVKMLSFFNQIQTLNCASPNFFFTLRFEQIDHFQKIHSRTGNPFNSMLFFDDEDRNIQAVSECDKQKKPEKGSVTLEEIGKRNTSAGNTADGTQLDAEIAGPENIKKKNGAKGTGKKATIKDQVESTSESEGSVSDEVLVVPYDNLAPMSCDISKSKQLLDKLVVVKYNGALGKNMGFGGPKKYLASFEANGVLVTVHECSLLKSFSTSLRIANLYVAICPYIEGIVEDSISSSWKSQGLALLQVECYLMLHSMVVYLSRNLN from the exons ATGGTTAAAATGCTCTCATTTTTCAACCAAATCCAAACCCTAAATTGCGCCTCTCCTAATTTCTTCTTCACTTTGAGGTTTGAGCAGATCGATCATTTCCAAAAAATTCACTCAAGGACTGGAAATCCCTTCAACTCAATGCTCTTTTTTGATGATGAGGATAGGAACATACAAGCT GTTTCTGAATGTGACAAGCAGAAGAAACCTGAGAAGGGATCTGTAACTTTGGAGGaaataggaaaaagaaataCCAGTGCTGGAAATACTGCAGATGGTACTCAACTAGATGCGGAAATTGCTGGTCCAGAGAACATTAAG aaaaaaaatggagcaAAAGGGACTGGGAAGAAGGCTACAATCAa GGACCAAGTAGAGAGCACAAGTGAGAGCGAAGGCAGTGTAAGTGATGAAGTGCTTGTTGTTCCTTATGATAACTTAGCACCTATGTCTTGTG ATATTTCTAAATCTAAACAGCTTTTGGATAAGCTTGTTGTGGTGAAGTATAATGGAGCTTTGGGAAAGAATATGGGTTTCGGTGGTCCCAA AAAGTATTTGGCATCGTTTGAAGCAAATGGGGTTTTAGTCACTGTGCATGAATGCAGTTTGCTAAAAAGCTTTTCCACTTCATTGAGAATAGCAAACTTGTATGTAGCTATATGTCCCT ATATTGAAGGTATAGTGGAGGATTCAATCTCTTCAAGCTGGAAAAGCCAAGGCTTAGCACTTCTTCAAGTAGAGTGTTATTTAATGTTGCATTCCATGGTCGTTTATCTTAGTCGGAACTTGAATTAG
- the LOC105785477 gene encoding uncharacterized protein LOC105785477 isoform X1, with product MVKMLSFFNQIQTLNCASPNFFFTLRFEQIDHFQKIHSRTGNPFNSMLFFDDEDRNIQAVSECDKQKKPEKGSVTLEEIGKRNTSAGNTADGTQLDAEIAGPENIKKKKNGAKGTGKKATIKDQVESTSESEGSVSDEVLVVPYDNLAPMSCDISKSKQLLDKLVVVKYNGALGKNMGFGGPKKYLASFEANGVLVTVHECSLLKSFSTSLRIANLYVAICPYIEGIVEDSISSSWKSQGLALLQVECYLMLHSMVVYLSRNLN from the exons ATGGTTAAAATGCTCTCATTTTTCAACCAAATCCAAACCCTAAATTGCGCCTCTCCTAATTTCTTCTTCACTTTGAGGTTTGAGCAGATCGATCATTTCCAAAAAATTCACTCAAGGACTGGAAATCCCTTCAACTCAATGCTCTTTTTTGATGATGAGGATAGGAACATACAAGCT GTTTCTGAATGTGACAAGCAGAAGAAACCTGAGAAGGGATCTGTAACTTTGGAGGaaataggaaaaagaaataCCAGTGCTGGAAATACTGCAGATGGTACTCAACTAGATGCGGAAATTGCTGGTCCAGAGAACATTAAG aagaaaaaaaatggagcaAAAGGGACTGGGAAGAAGGCTACAATCAa GGACCAAGTAGAGAGCACAAGTGAGAGCGAAGGCAGTGTAAGTGATGAAGTGCTTGTTGTTCCTTATGATAACTTAGCACCTATGTCTTGTG ATATTTCTAAATCTAAACAGCTTTTGGATAAGCTTGTTGTGGTGAAGTATAATGGAGCTTTGGGAAAGAATATGGGTTTCGGTGGTCCCAA AAAGTATTTGGCATCGTTTGAAGCAAATGGGGTTTTAGTCACTGTGCATGAATGCAGTTTGCTAAAAAGCTTTTCCACTTCATTGAGAATAGCAAACTTGTATGTAGCTATATGTCCCT ATATTGAAGGTATAGTGGAGGATTCAATCTCTTCAAGCTGGAAAAGCCAAGGCTTAGCACTTCTTCAAGTAGAGTGTTATTTAATGTTGCATTCCATGGTCGTTTATCTTAGTCGGAACTTGAATTAG
- the LOC105785477 gene encoding UTP--glucose-1-phosphate uridylyltransferase isoform X5, with protein MVKMLSFFNQIQTLNCASPNFFFTLRFEQIDHFQKIHSRTGNPFNSMLFFDDEDRNIQAVSECDKQKKPEKGSVTLEEIGKRNTSAGNTADGTQLDAEIAGPENIKKKKNGAKGTGKKATIKDQVESTSESEGSVSDEVLVVPYDNLAPMSCDISKSKQLLDKLVVVKYNGALGKNMGFGGPKY; from the exons ATGGTTAAAATGCTCTCATTTTTCAACCAAATCCAAACCCTAAATTGCGCCTCTCCTAATTTCTTCTTCACTTTGAGGTTTGAGCAGATCGATCATTTCCAAAAAATTCACTCAAGGACTGGAAATCCCTTCAACTCAATGCTCTTTTTTGATGATGAGGATAGGAACATACAAGCT GTTTCTGAATGTGACAAGCAGAAGAAACCTGAGAAGGGATCTGTAACTTTGGAGGaaataggaaaaagaaataCCAGTGCTGGAAATACTGCAGATGGTACTCAACTAGATGCGGAAATTGCTGGTCCAGAGAACATTAAG aagaaaaaaaatggagcaAAAGGGACTGGGAAGAAGGCTACAATCAa GGACCAAGTAGAGAGCACAAGTGAGAGCGAAGGCAGTGTAAGTGATGAAGTGCTTGTTGTTCCTTATGATAACTTAGCACCTATGTCTTGTG ATATTTCTAAATCTAAACAGCTTTTGGATAAGCTTGTTGTGGTGAAGTATAATGGAGCTTTGGGAAAGAATATGGGTTTCGGTGGTCCCAA ATATTGA
- the LOC105785477 gene encoding uncharacterized protein LOC105785477 isoform X4: MVKMLSFFNQIQTLNCASPNFFFTLRFEQIDHFQKIHSRTGNPFNSMLFFDDEDRNIQAVSECDKQKKPEKGSVTLEEIGKRNTSAGNTADGTQLDAEIAGPENIKKKNGAKGTGKKATIKDQVESTSESEGSLLDKLVVVKYNGALGKNMGFGGPKKYLASFEANGVLVTVHECSLLKSFSTSLRIANLYVAICPYIEGIVEDSISSSWKSQGLALLQVECYLMLHSMVVYLSRNLN; the protein is encoded by the exons ATGGTTAAAATGCTCTCATTTTTCAACCAAATCCAAACCCTAAATTGCGCCTCTCCTAATTTCTTCTTCACTTTGAGGTTTGAGCAGATCGATCATTTCCAAAAAATTCACTCAAGGACTGGAAATCCCTTCAACTCAATGCTCTTTTTTGATGATGAGGATAGGAACATACAAGCT GTTTCTGAATGTGACAAGCAGAAGAAACCTGAGAAGGGATCTGTAACTTTGGAGGaaataggaaaaagaaataCCAGTGCTGGAAATACTGCAGATGGTACTCAACTAGATGCGGAAATTGCTGGTCCAGAGAACATTAAG aaaaaaaatggagcaAAAGGGACTGGGAAGAAGGCTACAATCAa GGACCAAGTAGAGAGCACAAGTGAGAGCGAAGGCAGT CTTTTGGATAAGCTTGTTGTGGTGAAGTATAATGGAGCTTTGGGAAAGAATATGGGTTTCGGTGGTCCCAA AAAGTATTTGGCATCGTTTGAAGCAAATGGGGTTTTAGTCACTGTGCATGAATGCAGTTTGCTAAAAAGCTTTTCCACTTCATTGAGAATAGCAAACTTGTATGTAGCTATATGTCCCT ATATTGAAGGTATAGTGGAGGATTCAATCTCTTCAAGCTGGAAAAGCCAAGGCTTAGCACTTCTTCAAGTAGAGTGTTATTTAATGTTGCATTCCATGGTCGTTTATCTTAGTCGGAACTTGAATTAG
- the LOC128042309 gene encoding uncharacterized protein LOC128042309, protein MDVHNAFLHGDLDEEVWRILSQPQCLLAKVLKARYFPFSDILTAKVGSYPSFTWRSICSARELIGEGILWRVGNGVRVNIWNDPWLPGRENNRIPIQKIWPAWTTVNQLFSNGNSTWNRELVHKLVDVDTANRIFSIPISEQRPEDVLVWKHEGSGEFTVRSGYRVLFTERLQNVLSNSNEDYKCFYTNLWALNIPSKIKIHVWRVFNNLVPHYGNLNRRTLCVETACPLCKEVLEDTEHLLWSCGALRSVWTSLQIKLPHFDASLDYKNCFVSTFLAEDGRQRRLISISLWCLWYHRNKLVHEGVKFSMSKVLRFIRGYDHDTWLVNKNPLLSSGCRGKDIWRPPESDIIKLNFDASYLPEKKIAITAVLARDSRGKVAGTDTYLFEDVGDAFVAEARACERALLFARMMGFRRLIVEGDSLTVIKSIMKKRKTDRFLGRLLFIFSVYNNCLKKSLTFMCLGRLIGRLTFWRWKDGEEEYAGTGLQWQVLRRAGWLILDVETVLLQAHGFHFLESN, encoded by the exons GTGTGGCGCATTTTATCCCAGCCTCAGTGTCTGTTAGCTAAGGTTTTAAAAGCccgttattttcctttttctgatATTTTAACTGCAAAGGTTGGTTCTTACCCTTCCTTTACCTGGAGGAGTATCTGCAGTGCTCGGGAGCTGATTGGAGAGGGGATTTTATGGCGAGTGGGTAATGGTGTTCGTGTCAACATCTGGAATGATCCTTGGTTACCTGGAAGAGAAAATAACAGAATTCCGATTCAGAAAATTTGGCCTGCCTGGACAACGGTTAATCAACTTTTTAGTAATGGGAACAGTACCTGGAACAGAGAGTTGGTCCATAAGTTAGTGGATGTCGATACAGCAAATCGTATTTTTTCTATTCCAATCTCTGAACAGAGACCAGAGGATGTACTGGTTTGGAAGCATGAAGGTTCAGGTGAGTTTACTGTTAGGAGTGGTTACCGGGTTCTCTTTACAGAAAGGTTACAGAATGTTTTGTCCAATAGCAATGAGGACTACAAATGTTTTTATACTAATCTATGGGCTTTGAACATCcctagtaaaattaaaatacatgtttgGAGGGTGTTTAATAATCTGGTGCCTCATTATGGGAATCTGAATCGTCGAACCTTGTGTGTGGAGACTGCGTGCCCGCTATGTAAGGAAGTGTTGGAGGACACTGAGCATTTGCTGTGGTCCTGTGGGGCTCTGCGGAGTGTGTGGACTTCGTTGCAAATCAAACTCCCTCATTTTGATGCTTCGCTGgattataaaaattgttttgttaGTACATTTCTTGCAGAAGATGGTCGACAAAGAAGACTCATTTCAATCTCTTTATGGTGTCTTTGGTATCATAGAAACAAGTTGGTCCATGAAGGGGTTAAGTTCTCAATGTCAAAGGTATTGAGATTCATTAGGGGGTATGACCATGATACTTGGTTAGTTAACAAGAATCCTCTTTTATCTTCTGGTTGTCGGGGCAAGGATATTTGGAGGCCTCCTGAATCTGATATTATCAAGCTTAATTTTGATGCGTCTTATTTACCGGAGAAGAAGATTGCTATAACAGCAGTATTAGCCAGAGATAGTAGAGGAAAGGTTGCAGGGACTGATACTTATCTGTTTGAGGATGTTGGTGATGCTTTTGTGGCAGAAGCACGAGCTTGCGAAAGGGCGTTGCTATTCGCGCGTATGATGGGCTTTCGGCGTCTGATCGTGGAAGGTGACTCTTTAACAGTCATTAAATCTATTATGAAAAAGAGGAAGACAGATCGGTTCTTAGGCCGATTACTTTTCATATTCAGTGTTTACAACAATTGTTTGAAGAAGTCACTTACATTTATGTGCCTCGGACGATTAATAGGGCGGCTCACGTTTTGGCGATGGAAGGACGGAGAAGAGGAATATGCGGGAACTGGATTGCAG TGGCAGGTGTTGAGGAGAGCTGGTTGGCTGATATTGGATGTTGAAACGGTGCTTCTGCAGGCTCATGGG TTCCATTTTCTTGAGtctaattaa
- the LOC105785477 gene encoding uncharacterized protein LOC105785477 isoform X6: MVKMLSFFNQIQTLNCASPNFFFTLRFEQIDHFQKIHSRTGNPFNSMLFFDDEDRNIQAVSECDKQKKPEKGSVTLEEIGKRNTSAGNTADGTQLDAEIAGPENIKKKKNGAKGTGKKATIKDQVESTSESEGSLLDKLVVVKYNGALGKNMGFGGPKY; the protein is encoded by the exons ATGGTTAAAATGCTCTCATTTTTCAACCAAATCCAAACCCTAAATTGCGCCTCTCCTAATTTCTTCTTCACTTTGAGGTTTGAGCAGATCGATCATTTCCAAAAAATTCACTCAAGGACTGGAAATCCCTTCAACTCAATGCTCTTTTTTGATGATGAGGATAGGAACATACAAGCT GTTTCTGAATGTGACAAGCAGAAGAAACCTGAGAAGGGATCTGTAACTTTGGAGGaaataggaaaaagaaataCCAGTGCTGGAAATACTGCAGATGGTACTCAACTAGATGCGGAAATTGCTGGTCCAGAGAACATTAAG aagaaaaaaaatggagcaAAAGGGACTGGGAAGAAGGCTACAATCAa GGACCAAGTAGAGAGCACAAGTGAGAGCGAAGGCAGT CTTTTGGATAAGCTTGTTGTGGTGAAGTATAATGGAGCTTTGGGAAAGAATATGGGTTTCGGTGGTCCCAA ATATTGA
- the LOC105785477 gene encoding uncharacterized protein LOC105785477 isoform X3: MVKMLSFFNQIQTLNCASPNFFFTLRFEQIDHFQKIHSRTGNPFNSMLFFDDEDRNIQAVSECDKQKKPEKGSVTLEEIGKRNTSAGNTADGTQLDAEIAGPENIKKKKNGAKGTGKKATIKDQVESTSESEGSLLDKLVVVKYNGALGKNMGFGGPKKYLASFEANGVLVTVHECSLLKSFSTSLRIANLYVAICPYIEGIVEDSISSSWKSQGLALLQVECYLMLHSMVVYLSRNLN; the protein is encoded by the exons ATGGTTAAAATGCTCTCATTTTTCAACCAAATCCAAACCCTAAATTGCGCCTCTCCTAATTTCTTCTTCACTTTGAGGTTTGAGCAGATCGATCATTTCCAAAAAATTCACTCAAGGACTGGAAATCCCTTCAACTCAATGCTCTTTTTTGATGATGAGGATAGGAACATACAAGCT GTTTCTGAATGTGACAAGCAGAAGAAACCTGAGAAGGGATCTGTAACTTTGGAGGaaataggaaaaagaaataCCAGTGCTGGAAATACTGCAGATGGTACTCAACTAGATGCGGAAATTGCTGGTCCAGAGAACATTAAG aagaaaaaaaatggagcaAAAGGGACTGGGAAGAAGGCTACAATCAa GGACCAAGTAGAGAGCACAAGTGAGAGCGAAGGCAGT CTTTTGGATAAGCTTGTTGTGGTGAAGTATAATGGAGCTTTGGGAAAGAATATGGGTTTCGGTGGTCCCAA AAAGTATTTGGCATCGTTTGAAGCAAATGGGGTTTTAGTCACTGTGCATGAATGCAGTTTGCTAAAAAGCTTTTCCACTTCATTGAGAATAGCAAACTTGTATGTAGCTATATGTCCCT ATATTGAAGGTATAGTGGAGGATTCAATCTCTTCAAGCTGGAAAAGCCAAGGCTTAGCACTTCTTCAAGTAGAGTGTTATTTAATGTTGCATTCCATGGTCGTTTATCTTAGTCGGAACTTGAATTAG